ATCTTGTTCAACAAAACTAATGAGatagataaatttaatttttacataaagcaacctgttaataaaattgaatttatttacaaaattttatataccaTGCATCATATTTTTCAATTCCATTATAATATTGCAGTCCGTGACTGTAATTGTTCAAGTGATGACACATTGTATCTATATCTAATgcattttctttattctttaggTCCAATTCTAATTGATATTGAGAGATTCTGCAATTCCGTAGCTACAAGTAAAATCGGTTTATGATCACACTAAAGtttaataatcatttaattCAATATTACCTGATCCTTGCATTTATCTAAGTAAGTtcccaattttattttatttttatttaagattTCTATTTCCCTAAATAAACATTTCTCCGAATCGTCATGTACAAGTTCTGTATCTGTATAACAGGGAGATGGAACAGTATTACTACATTATATAATCTAATGACAACAATAGCAATAGCAACCAATAACATTATTATTCACAGcaatgatatttatttactatcAAACTTATTTACCATACCTTTCCTAGCTTCTCTATGATAAAGACACTCTTCTGCTATATGTAATGGATCTTCAATGTCTTTGATAGCTTTATCTAAAGCAGAATGACAATCttgcaatttttcaatttcctgaAGTAACCTTTCTAATTCCAATGTTATTTCGTTCTTCCAAAAATTGACATCGTTTATTCTTTCACCAAGTCGTCTGGTGGTATTGTATTGTCCGGATTGCACTTTCTCTTCAGCATCTCTGTtacagtatttattattatcatgtacattataacatatacatGCGATTTAACTTACTAAAGTTGCTTCCAAAAGTATTCAGATAGTAACAAAATTTGACTATATATACTGTGATGTATTCTTTCCTCTGTTTTTTCTGTGGAACACTATCTATTGtactataaaattgtatattgttaatttaacaaacatttttatacatatattatataataaaataaattaatcgaaatcatattcaattattccgtaacaaaaatatttggacATGTAAAAGTAAgcattatttacattatatacaCAAAATTCCACAAATTATTTACTTTGTTTAAATATCATTCCACATTTTGCATTCATTACCTCAATTTTCAAATCACATATAGAATTTGAGATATACTTGATTctaaaatttgtaaaactaCATTCATGGTATAGAATTTCATATAGAATACATAATAAAACAAAACTAGTAACAAAATTAATAGCGAAGAAAAATAGCGTTCTATTAGTGTAGAATTTGATATGGCATTTACCTAATAATTCGCAAAGTTTCGTTTCTCACTCTCTCTGATGAATATCTACATGCATCTGcttcgttataatatttcatttgtttctgaaaccattCATTTGGTGTATATCGCGTATGTAGAACAGTTTTTGAAGCATGCAGTGCATCACATTTATATCCCGTCTCTAAATTAGGAAATCTTAATGAATTTGTTTCATTTGCAACATCTGATGCATAATTAGATGTTGATTGTGTGATTCTACAAAAAATAAGattgataattatttaaaaatattttttgtaagaCATGAATTAAATGAAGCAATACTAATCTATCGAAAACTTACAAGGGTAGAATTTTAACACTTTTATATTCCATACTGGGACGCCAAGACAAATTATAACCACGGTCAAAATTACTCCACAATTGCAACTGCttcaaattttacataaataaaatatattaaaagagaaaatattacACTTATTTTAACTAAGGTCAGAAACTAACAAtggtaaaataaagaaaaaatttcaaattgcatctcatttaaattttgtaaagatGATGAATTTGAGATTTAATCCTTAGTTAGCATAAAATGGGAATTGAGAAATCACTaaactttttttaaaaaatataaaacatttttagatAGATTTTAAACGACGTTATCTTTTTATCGGTTACTTGAACAATTATTAATCGCAGTTAGTTTAGTTGGTTATTATCCAACATGGCAGATATACCTGGTGATATACCACAACGTAAGTATGTATGcagcaaaaaatatttcacaaaatattgaatatatcatttataatttggtattatatttattacataccATAACTAATTTAAGTGTGCGAAGAATCACTTTTAATTTAGTAATACGTTTGTATTTATATGTAAGGTTATATTATATTgtgtttttaatttcaatatttgtttCAATGATTTAAAAGATAAGCAACATCTTCAAATGTACCTGCTTGAATTgtttgaattattataattgttgTAATAATGCTTTTTATAGAAACTGAATGTAATAATTCTATACATCTAGCATGAATGTAACATATTAGTAAAAccttatttattatatagtgGATaagtaataacatttttatagatTGTCCTGGTACTGCAAATAAAGATGCAGGGAAGGTATCAATATGCGCTGGTTGTCCAAATCAAGTGATATGCGCGTCTGGTATTACCAGACAACCGGATCCTACTATAGATCTTGTTAAAGAAAGGCTTTCCACAGTTAAAAATAAACTATTGGTGTTATCTGGTAAAGGGGGAGTTGGTAAAAGTACTATAACGTCATTAATATCCAGATTCTTGGCAGCAAGTAATGCTGATATAAATGTATGTATCTTTCTAACATAAAAATTgtgagaaataattattttaaacatttattttatgaaatattgttATCTACACATTTTTATGCCATATGTTTTACAATATAAACTAAATGTTATCTtagttaatattatattaaaaatgcttACCTTTCTTCTTGTAGCAAGAACATCCATATtgttttctatgtatatatcaaCAGAGCAATTTCTAGCAATAGTTACAGTTTATAGTATATAGTTCATGCTAAAGAATATACTTACACTCTTctaattttatagtatttttatagtatttttttaatagtatttagtataattttatagtaatattatatatatatataataacaaatattttatatacaaaataaaatatatatatatcatgaaTTTATCATATTATCCTATAGCAGTTTCTTATTTGATCATTGATTATATATTAAGCCTTTAATATTCTATGTGATGTACTTGTAATCTTAAGTATAAGTAAAGAAATtgtttataacatatataaagctcaattttatagatttttaaatcGGGTGaatgataatttaaaataataaattttgtaggTTGCGATACTAGATATTGATATTTGTGGACCATCTCAACCAAGAGTATTAGGTGTGATAGGAGAACAAGTTCATCAAAGTGGATCAGGATGGTCGCCAGTGGTAAGTTTTTATAAACAGAAATAAATGTGTAGTACCATATTTGTATATAGTAAggttatacagggtgtttctaAAAATTGAGTTGTAATATAGTTCTAGGTAAAGTTAGAATAAAATAGTAAAGTAAAATTGATTGTTTAACacactttattataaataaaactatacaaCTCTTGTCATAGTTGCACTAAATGTAGTTGCAAAgtacaatttctttttaatggcATTCCAAAATGATATAGGGAAAAGTCATAGAAAACTCAACACTTTTCAGCATGTTTTACTTTCCTTTAAAGTTCTTGTTAGAAAGTTGGAATCAAACTTTAGGAGTATGTAACattcattaaaataaacaaGAATACTAATAAATGTGAATGGAAATATCATTAATTTCGAACTTATGTTTTCAAATATGAGTCTATATAAAGTTAATAGAactcgtttattaattttgcttCTCTTTTTATAGTATATAGAAGACAATTTGTCATTAATGTCTATTGGATTTTTACTTACAAGTCCAAGTGATGCAGTGATATGGAGAGGACCAAAAAAAAATGGTATTTGATTTATAGCTACTTCCATTTTCCATATATgtacacatttttattattaataataataataataattgttactattattcATATACATTCttgttcattttattatttctaggaATGATTAGACAATTTTTATCAGAAGTAGATTGGGGATCATTGGATTATCTTATTTTGGATACACCCCCTGGTACATCAGATGAGCATTTATCAGCAACTTCATATCTTAAAGATGCTGGCATTACAGgagtaataatagtaacaactCCACAACAGGTTGCTTTATTAGATGTGAGAAAAGAAATTGATTTTTGCAGAAAAGTGAATATACCAATTTTAGGTGTTATTGAAAATATGAGTATCTTCATGTGTCCTAATTGTAAAGTAAGtaagaaaaagataatattaagTTGATTAGATAATGTTACTGTAATCTGAagtgttattgttatttttatgagCACTTTTTTCTTATGTAGAATTCCGTAGAAATATTTCCAGCTTTAACAGGTGGTGGTTATACAATGGCTAAAGAATTGAATATAGAATTTTTGGGTTCTCTACCATTGGATCCACTTTTGGCTAAGTGTTGTGATGAGggaaaaaattttttaacagaACTACCAGAATCACCAACTATTTTGACATTACAGACGATTGTTCAAAGTAAGTTTTTCTAAGTGACACATATTTTTGTGTGGCGTTTGTATTGtgcaaattaatcttttttatttcagaaattattgaacaatgtgaaaaaataaaaaacaactATGAGATTGATATaacttaaaagaaaaaaatgtgatatttatattacaagaACATGTATGCGtgtattaaaattgtataaaaaaatgtaaaatattgttttcttttctttcttaatacattttatacatttaataaatgtCCATTCCTTTTAATATACTGTGCAATCTATATAAGTATGATAATGCGCGATATGATGTGTTTTGTAATGATATATTTGTATAGAACGTAGAATAAAGTAaacatatttataacatatttaatataaaacatatttacataacatatttaatataaaaatatattaataaacatatttataacatatttaactatttataattattagaaatttgaatTACTTCATGATGAATACAATAAGAACTAGGCCACTATGCACTATAATACTACTATAAGCACTActtataagtaaataatatgtCAATAGGCAtagtataaaatagaaataaatataattatcactACATGTTCATCTAATTTTAAGATTGTAATGGATGAAAGCCCAACGCAGTAAACAAATACTATTATCACTATTACTACCAACCATAGAATTATTCAAACTCTTATGTTTATCACTCGATTTTGAAACGTATATATGCACAATGCATATACACATAAGGTATTAAAAactaatttgtaatatatatgtgtatatatatatatatacacacacaaggaaattaggaaaggacaaCAAAACATTACTGGGAATATTCTTAATTCGCGTGCAAAACAGATCAATCATGCTAAAAACTATCTGGATATTGTACAGCTACAAATCATAGCGACCGACTGACAATCGAAGAGGGAAAATTCCTAATGCCAATCAATATGATcgaattatataacaatatcgTGGTCTCATTTTAATCAGAAGAGTTTCactatgttaatgaaatttttaattaacaaagtattaaaaatagataAGTTCCATTGTTACATTAGTGTTGTCTTACAGATATGAAGATATGTGAAGCTACTGCGAGCCGCTTATTATTAAAGTCTGTTATAAAACGGTCGCCTCAAACGCCATGTATCATGTACTTACCTAAGTGTCTACATAGTATCAGTAGCGCGAGCAGCGAGCATTCTCATTTCTTTTCTGTACAAAATAATGCTCGATGATAAGTGGGATTTTCATGTCGTATATAAGAGAATATTTCAAtactaataaaatacatataatggtaaatttagttaaatatattattgtagAAGATAACCATGTTTGATAACCATGTAACCAAAAAACGTGCATAAGTgtgtaaaaataacgaaaattctTGTTTCTTATATGTATTAATAGTATGTATATGGTTATCTTTTGTACGTGGCTCTTAAGGTtatgtattactttatacatatatccgtATAGAAACTGATATCTTAGATTACTTTTTATTGGATAGTTGCGTAAATTTTAGTCCTTTTAACTGTTTTTTATCAACTTCCTTATTTTCAACctaattctatttaattttcttattaaagGTGGTGGCCTATTCAATACTCAAAGAGATACAAAATACTCAagttaattaatgaattaacgaatgaagaaatttattaaaacaatagaAATGAATGTGAAAGATATACAACAATTTGTAccaaaaaataaagttttagatagatattccaaatatatattaacatataattttcTGAAATTGATCATATTCATTATTCTGCTTGGTGTAACAATAGTGTTTTTACAACAAAGCAAATGCATTATTATAGAAGAATATGAAAAGGATATAATCTCTAGAAATGATGAAATTCTACAGAATACAAATTATAAACTGGTTAATGATTCTATGATATtatctaaaaaagaaaattttgaatatgATATAGAATCTCATGACACAATATCGAAATTTCCTAGAATTGTACAAGTgagtttcaaatattataattaaaaagcaTGATTGCAGGttataataatcattgttttatAACTTTTATTCGTTAGAAACAGTGCAACGACATTCCTGCTACATTACGCTTTGATTGTCATCCTGAAGATGGAGCATCCGAATTATCCTGTAGAAATAGAGGTTGTTGTTGGAATTCTCTTAACAGAAAAATATCAACGACAAGACCTGTTCCTTTGAATCTTCCATATTGTTATTATCCAAGTGATTGGAGCATATACAGGTATCAAAATTATAGTAAAGAAGGAAACAACTTTTTTGGATTCctcaaacaaataaaaagctCCTTTTATGAAAATGACCTACCACTGGTTAAAGTAGAAACCAGCACTATAGATGATTCTATtctacgtataaaaatatatgatccTCTTAAGAAACGATATGAACCACCATGGCCTCTCAGAGCAGATCCCAAACCATTTCTTCAAAAAAACGTTAATGCAAAATACAAATTAGAGATTGATAATACTAAACCTGGTTTTAAAGTATACAGAACCTTCGATGATACAGTGATGTGAGTAACATTTGTGAGTAACATTTGAATTTTGTGTCACTTTTATCTTATATGtgtataaacatatatacatatattgtgtCCAGTTTATCTATAAACAGTTAAATATCtcaaaaaaatatgaaagatacGAGAGATTGATTCAGACAAAAGTTTGAGCATATTAGGGGTACATTCGTGCtgatatttctaatatatcatTTTGAAGTGATCTTGAAATGACCTAAGAGTATTGCGTTAaagtttcttatatattttttattacaatgttGACAGTATTTTGGTAACTTTATCGTTTTGTATTTCGAAATTACGTTACACAAAATACACATGTGTGTAAAGTTCTGAAAATGTATCGGTGTcagctataaaaatatataataaaaaatatagagatGCATTTAAAAACTTTAATGTAATGTTCACAGGGCATTTCTGGATCATTTCAAGGTGATATAAATACCAACATATGAAACTCTTAATATTCTAATTTTTGCCTGAATCATTTTCACgtatcttttatatttctcgAAATATTTAACTGTTCACAGATAAACTGGACAGTtatgtatatcatatatacgtatatatatacatatgtatatacaatacaacaatttttattttttttcatatccAGATTTGACTCTATTAATACAGCGGGTTTCATATTTGCTGATCAGTTTTTGCAGATAAGCGCTCTTTTGCCGAGCCATAATATTTATGGTATTGGCGAACATAAAACGAAGCTAAAATTAAATACCAAttggcaaatgtttacattaTTGAACAAAGATCAACCACCAATAGAAAATGTATGTTGATTCATTTTAAgacattatttaaatttacacTTTGTTTCTACTTGACATTTTTtaacatatgtatttataaagaCAAGCTTTCAAAATCTAGGCAAATTTATATGGATCTCATCCCTTCTATTTCATAATTGAAAATTCTGGAAGGTCTCACGGTCTTCTATTTCTCAATAGTAATGCAATGGGTAAATGAtgttaaaagtaattttttctttatattatatacttcgTTAAAATATGCGTCATAACGCTCGCTATTTGTAGATGTGATATTACAACCGTCGCCTGCTATTACCTTTCGAACTATTGGCGGTGTTtttgatatatatttctttctggGTCCAACCCCGACAGATGTCATAAAACAATATTCTGAGATAATAGGCAAACCATTTCTCCCCCCATATTGGTCCCTTGGTTTTCATTTATGCAGGTAGGAAAGTTATCTCattgtaaaataattgttattatattcttattatattttccaaaattGTGCAGATACGGATATGGAACGTTAgaaaaaacaaaggaaatatGGAATAGAACCATAGCAGCGGGAATTCCATTTGTAACATGTTTTACATAAATCATTAAATTCATATTCTTTAAACGAATATGTAATAGATGAAGTTTAACCACtttcattcattttattttcaggATACTCAATGGAATGATTTAGATTACATGGataaaaataacgatttcacatataaTCCAAAAACATTTAAGGAGTTACCACAATTTGTGAATGAGATACATTCGGTATGATTTgaagttatattatatacatgtaaaaaatatacaaatttaatatgATGCATAACATTCTATATATTGTAGAAAGGAATGCATTATATTCCCTTGATCGATGCGGGAATATCTGGTTCTGAAAAGCACGGAACTTATTTGCCATATGATGAAGGTATGAAagaagatatatttataaaagatggAGCAACTGATCAGCCATTTGTTGGCAAGACGTGGAATTTTGTTTCTACTGTGTGGCCTGATTTTACGAATCCCAAAACGCAAAACTATTATTTCCACATGATGAGCAACATGCATGATAGTTTTGCATACGATGGTGCTTGGatcgtatgtatacatattttctattatctattagtgaaaataaaaatatcttacattaataatattcatCTTTGCTTTGTGTTTTTATCTACTGCTAGGATATGAATGAGCCATCTAATTTTTACGATGGACATAAAAATGGATGTCCAAAAAGTAAATTGGATTATCCGAAATATGTACCGAACGTTGTAGGAGACATACTTGCAACAAAAACATTGTGCATGAACGCTAAGCATTATTTAGGTCTTCATTATGATCTTCATAATACTTATGGCACAAGTCAAGCAATAGCAACGAATTAGTAAGTACGCTATTAGTCATAAAAGAACTTATAAGTAAAGTAGAAACACGCATAGTTAACTTACGTAACATTGGCAATGTACACAGTGCACTGACCAATATTCGACGAAAAAGACCATTTATAATATCACGTTCAACTTGGGTGGGTCATGGACACTATGCTGGTCATTGGACAGGAGATATTTATTCCTCATGGTAATTGTTGCGTCTAgtgtttataaatattcataaatatttattaaatattcgtatTTTACGTAATACATTGGACATACATTAGGCACGATTTAAAAATGAGTATTCCAGCAATATTGTTGATGAATTTTTACCAAATACCAATGGTTGGTGCTGACATTTGTGGATTTAATGGAAATACAACAGCGGCATTATGTAATCGTTGGATGCAACTTGGTGCATTTTATCCTTTTTCTCGTAATCATAATTCCGACGATACAATCGTTTGTATTTATGAATTCTTACTGCATGAAGATcattaaattcaattatttctttCAAACGATATGTCTAATATTGTTATCATATATCATTTATAGGAACAAGATCCAGTTGCTATGGGCGATTTAGTAATAAAATCATCAAAGCGAGCCCTTACGATACGTTACTGGTTGTTACCTTAtttatatacgttattatttcgAGCACATAAATTTGGAGAAACTGTAGCGCGACCATTATTCTTTGAGTAAGTGTATTGACCATATACAACCTGTTTAGAGTGCTTGTAAGATTTAACATTCTTTTAGATACTCGAACGATTCGGCCACATACGATATCGACACTCAGTTCTTATGGGGTAGTTCTTTGATGATAATTCCAGTTTTAGAAGAAGTAAGTTAAGGTCCATGTTAACAAATCACTAATATTTAAATAGTTAAAACggtcattttttttctttgatgtGCTCCATTCCTGATTATTAGAACAAAACGGAAGTATCAGCTTATTTACCACATGGAGTGtggtataatttttatacaaaagaatCCGTCTTCGCGCTGGGTAAATATTACACGATGAATGCGCCACTCGATACTATACCATTGATGATTCGCGGAGGATCCATTTTACCAGTACAGAAACCAGCTGATACTACAACTAGCAGTAGAAAGAATAATTTCGAATTATTGATTACTTTGGATCATGTGAAAAAGGCAAAAGGCGAACTATATTGGGATGATGGCGATAGTTTAGGTATATATTGCATTGATGCCATAGTTAGTAGTATTAATTTCTATAGAAAAGGATACACCTTACTGATTTCATTGACCGCTGTTCGGCCTTAGTTTTGCGAAATATATATGATCTTTTTAGGACTAGATTTCGGTTCGACTGTTGGTTTGAGCTGGTTCAGGTAAGATTTAggttaaataataaatgtatatggAATTTGTGATAATAATGTAGGAGAGACCATCTAATTGATTTCATTGAACATAATGTTCACATGGAACATTATGCTGGGTCTATAACAGAATTTTTGTCTCATCGGTAATATGATTACGACAGTCCCAAAAAATAAaactgtaattattttttttatttattgcctGATAATCAAAATACTCTCGGAAACTAAAGCAATGGTCATATGCACGTAAATGTGAAATTACTCAGAATGCTGATCTCAACAACATATATCAAGATCAATAAGAATGATGAAGCACGCTGTTTCTATATAATTACTTAAATTTTGCATAAGCTTGTTTTAATAATTGGATGTGTATTTACAGATTCGCTGGAGAAGGAACAATTTGTATGGTCAGTTTTCACCATTGAGAATGATACTTTATCCACTGCCAAAGCAATGAAGAGttcttttaatgaaaaaatGATCTTAGGAGGAATACAAATATGGGGAATAACATCTAATATTTCACGAGTATCTTTAAACAATCACGAAATACAGTTTAAATATGACAATAAAGAAGATGTGAGTTTTCTATTCTTATAATTAGAATGGTAAAAGCATGACAactattttcaaattcaaatgaaattgttctaattttataatttttatctttttttgcaTATTTgacatgtaaaaatataaattacctaAAGTAATTTTTCAGTGTTTGAACATAAGCAACTTACAAATAGACTTAAGAGAGAATTTCTTGCTTCTTTGGGAATACACTGATTTTGAACAACATGATGATAGTAACAAATGACAGTAAACTTGATCAAAATATATGTTCACttgtattacatataatattgttGCTACAggtatgatatacaaaatatatttcaatcgtttttagtattaattttactataatactctatttgtatacatatattcctACATGTTAAAGCACATATTTTTTGAATAAAGAAGAGAagcattttattgaaataactgTACAATTGTCTATACAATAAAGTAGGATACGTTATGGCACtagaacgaataaaaataataagtataCATAATTTGAAATGTTTCGAAATAATCCATTCTCCGCGTGTTAATTAGAACGTAATTAAATGTAACGCAGACTTTACATATAGTTCGTTCATAATTGAAAGCAATGGAAAATATAACAACACAGGTAATCGATCATCACACAATAGATAATgttgaatgaaaaatttcacTTTGGCACCGTTtaacgtatataaaataaagcaaTTCGAGCACTTAAACAACATCATCCTTGAAACATTGAAATCCTTCTTCGAATTCTATATGCGTATTTACAATCATGCAAGTGTGCCTTACGACCTCGATCTATATTCAGTGTCTTCTATGACCTTTATTTGCATTTCTATAGCAGAAAGTAGATTCTCATCTTTGGAATAAATTTCAATGCGACTAGCGCAAACCGACTGTAGTCCTtgtcaatatacatatatacgtcgTGTAAGTAACCTATCGTACTTACATACGCTTGCTTGAATTTTTATAAGACCAATACGTAGACACGTATCGAATAAATGATGAATGATTTCGTTGAGatctttgtttcaaattttcaaacgtcatctgttagaaaataattatttttatcggatCATTTTGTCGTACGAAATGACTTATACAAAC
This genomic window from Bombus terrestris chromosome 9, iyBomTerr1.2, whole genome shotgun sequence contains:
- the LOC100651010 gene encoding tektin-3 isoform X1 gives rise to the protein MDVLATRRKQLQLWSNFDRGYNLSWRPSMEYKSVKILPLITQSTSNYASDVANETNSLRFPNLETGYKCDALHASKTVLHTRYTPNEWFQKQMKYYNEADACRYSSERVRNETLRIIRDAEEKVQSGQYNTTRRLGERINDVNFWKNEITLELERLLQEIEKLQDCHSALDKAIKDIEDPLHIAEECLYHREARKDTELVHDDSEKCLFREIEILNKNKIKLGTYLDKCKDQLRNCRISQYQLELDLKNKENALDIDTMCHHLNNYSHGLQYYNGIEKYDACFVEQDTWIHTANQIVQKSQTERNKSCQLKTNAEALMIKITQEMWDAWNNTNNALAHRSSELLEAKNKLQQHLQMIQQEIFDVEKNMELMHKAIGDKSYILKVAHTRFEGRMHRPDIELCRDYAHISLQKEIGEINHQIERMHRTLKELENQHQKLLKTRTMLEHDLILKIDAIHIDREKVSGLRRAYPINILFKC
- the LOC100651131 gene encoding cytosolic Fe-S cluster assembly factor NUBP1 homolog, whose protein sequence is MADIPGDIPQHCPGTANKDAGKVSICAGCPNQVICASGITRQPDPTIDLVKERLSTVKNKLLVLSGKGGVGKSTITSLISRFLAASNADINVAILDIDICGPSQPRVLGVIGEQVHQSGSGWSPVYIEDNLSLMSIGFLLTSPSDAVIWRGPKKNGMIRQFLSEVDWGSLDYLILDTPPGTSDEHLSATSYLKDAGITGVIIVTTPQQVALLDVRKEIDFCRKVNIPILGVIENMSIFMCPNCKNSVEIFPALTGGGYTMAKELNIEFLGSLPLDPLLAKCCDEGKNFLTELPESPTILTLQTIVQKIIEQCEKIKNNYEIDIT
- the LOC100651010 gene encoding tektin-3 isoform X2; the protein is MQLQLWSNFDRGYNLSWRPSMEYKSVKILPLITQSTSNYASDVANETNSLRFPNLETGYKCDALHASKTVLHTRYTPNEWFQKQMKYYNEADACRYSSERVRNETLRIIRDAEEKVQSGQYNTTRRLGERINDVNFWKNEITLELERLLQEIEKLQDCHSALDKAIKDIEDPLHIAEECLYHREARKDTELVHDDSEKCLFREIEILNKNKIKLGTYLDKCKDQLRNCRISQYQLELDLKNKENALDIDTMCHHLNNYSHGLQYYNGIEKYDACFVEQDTWIHTANQIVQKSQTERNKSCQLKTNAEALMIKITQEMWDAWNNTNNALAHRSSELLEAKNKLQQHLQMIQQEIFDVEKNMELMHKAIGDKSYILKVAHTRFEGRMHRPDIELCRDYAHISLQKEIGEINHQIERMHRTLKELENQHQKLLKTRTMLEHDLILKIDAIHIDREKVSGLRRAYPINILFKC